A window of Spartobacteria bacterium genomic DNA:
CCCCATTATGCATCTTAAACAAAATCAATCGCGAGCTCATGGGTACCTGTATCATTTAGAGGAAGTGGCGATACAAACGGCGATTTATTTCGGGCTGAACGCCTACAGACGTGAAGGAATGAGCGGTGCATGGACGGATCAAGGCAAATTTGCAGCGATAGGCTTTTATCTCAAAAAATGGGTTTCAAGTCACGGAATGAGTATCAATGTGCGCCCTGATTTAGAGGGATTTCAATGGATCACACCTTGCGGTTTAGTCGGGCACCCGGTGACATCCATACAACAAGTTCTTGGTATAAACGCACCGGATATGCCGACATTCCGCAATCAGTTCATTAAATCATTTAAAGAGCGATTCCACATGCAGGATGCGGTATGTACGACACACAATACGCTTTGCAGCCTGAAAAAATCACTACAGGGATGATGTGTGATCCGTTCAATCATGTAATGATCGCTGGATACTGTTATTCTAAACCAAGCACAGCGTTCTGTACTGCAGAAAGCTGTCCAATTCCTTCGTTTGCCAAGCCGAGCATGGCTTGCAGCTGATCGGCTGAAAAGGTCTGCCCTTCCGCAGATCCCTGTACTTCTACAAAGCGCCCCGATCCAGTCATAACAACGTTCATGTCGACCTCGGCACGACGGTCTTCTTCATAACATAAATCCAATAATGGTGTAGTCTCGACAATACCGACACTCACAGCGGCAACACTGTCGATGACGGGATCAACCGCAATGACACCTTCATCCATGAGCTTTTGAACGGCGAGTTTAAGTGCTACATAGGCCCCTGTAATGGACGCCGTGCGCGTTCCTCCATCGGCCTGTAATACATCACAGTCAATCCATATGGTCTTTTTATCTAACTTATTCAAATCCACCACAGCACGCAATGAACGTCCAATCAGACGTTGGATCTCCTGCGTTCTTCCACTTGGTTTGCCGGAATTAACTTCTCGGCGTGAACGCGGTGCCGTAGAACAGGGCATGAGACTGTATTCAGCAGAGAGCCATCCCCCCGGCACCTGCTGCAATCGCATCCAGCGCGGAATTTGGTCATCAATGCTTGCAGAGCAAATGACCTGCGTATTGCCCACTGAAATCAGCACCGACCCCGTTGCTGCGGGAGCCACCCCCAGTTTGATTACAGCAGGACGAAGCATCCCCGCAGTTCGGTTGTCCGAGCGTATAAAAGCGTCCATAATGATCCTCTTTTTAAGCACAATAAACTGTGCAGGTTACTACTGTTCTAAATATTACGGAGACTCTATCTGCCCCATCGTGCCGCCGTCAACCTCTATTACAAAGCGTTTAGCGGGAAGAACATCATGTTCCCATGGTCGATGATAGGCCAATGCTAAGGAACTAGCACCGGCGGCAACCACTTTAAAAGAAAAAGTATATACCCCCCCGCTGCCCGCCCGACTCTTGCTCTTCGCCTCGTATACGGGATCATCGACAGCTCGGAGCATCGACGCATCCATTTTTTCTATTTCCCATATATATCCCGTCGTTGGATTTCCTTCTAACTGAATTTGAAAAGTTCCATCCACCGGGATTGATATCCTTGACTCATTGTCTTTTTCAGTCAGTGGCTTAGCGCATCCCAAAAAAAGGAAACAGCCAGCCAGTACGACCATAAAACCTAGATACTTATTGATGATCATATCTGCTACGCCCTAATAAAACGACCCGCCACATGATTCCTGCGGCTGCGGAAACGATGAGTCTGGTCGTTGTAATCATTCGTCACGAAAAAAAAGGCGTTGCGGTGCAACGCCAATACT
This region includes:
- a CDS encoding ribonuclease PH, with the translated sequence MDAFIRSDNRTAGMLRPAVIKLGVAPAATGSVLISVGNTQVICSASIDDQIPRWMRLQQVPGGWLSAEYSLMPCSTAPRSRREVNSGKPSGRTQEIQRLIGRSLRAVVDLNKLDKKTIWIDCDVLQADGGTRTASITGAYVALKLAVQKLMDEGVIAVDPVIDSVAAVSVGIVETTPLLDLCYEEDRRAEVDMNVVMTGSGRFVEVQGSAEGQTFSADQLQAMLGLANEGIGQLSAVQNAVLGLE
- the lipB gene encoding lipoyl(octanoyl) transferase — translated: MHQAAIHIIKQHVRYAEADQLQRELQQARIERAIPDTVLLLEHHPVVTMGRRGRANHLHLNAEEYASRGIDLHIASRGGDVTYHCPGQLVIYPIMHLKQNQSRAHGYLYHLEEVAIQTAIYFGLNAYRREGMSGAWTDQGKFAAIGFYLKKWVSSHGMSINVRPDLEGFQWITPCGLVGHPVTSIQQVLGINAPDMPTFRNQFIKSFKERFHMQDAVCTTHNTLCSLKKSLQG